One window of the Salvia miltiorrhiza cultivar Shanhuang (shh) chromosome 6, IMPLAD_Smil_shh, whole genome shotgun sequence genome contains the following:
- the LOC130990165 gene encoding zeatin O-xylosyltransferase-like: MSNHHRQPTATKLAPVAVVAVPFPAQGHLNQMLQLSSLISSYGLPVYYAGSALHNRQAQVRINALHDVVAKIHFHDFPTPSFLSPPPNPNSTDKFPTQLLPAAEATLDLRRPFAAYLREMAGKFARVVVVHDAWMSFVVQDVAQIHNAESYEFVCISAFSSVSFISGFLGLPFPVPHPKELPPFQDWMSDAANKFSFLQSEPSNLRSGTIYNTSRLIEAPYLETLERAEVNKSRPIWAIGPVLPTSSSPNQKCLEWLDKQDPKSVIYVSFGTTVSLSDQQINELAHGLARSRVKFLWVLRDADKGDVFDGDVRRAELPEGFGERDGMVVREWAPQPQILAHPSVGGFMSHCGWNSCIESMTAGVAIAAWPMHSDQPRNAALIADVLKTGIVVREWKDRLKVVKASRIENVVRILMASEEGDQIRKTAEELGATMRRATETGGASRIELDSFIAHITR, encoded by the coding sequence ATGAGCAATCACCACCGCCAGCCCACCGCCACCAAACTAGCTCCGGTCGCCGTCGTGGCGGTGCCATTTCCGGCACAAGGCCACCTCAACCAAATGCTGCAGCTCTCCTCCCTCATCTCTTCCTACGGCCTCCCCGTCTACTACGCGGGCTCCGCCCTCCACAACCGCCAAGCCCAAGTCCGCATCAACGCCCTACACGACGTCGTCGCGAAGATCCACTTCCACGACTTCCCCACCccatcctttctctctcctccGCCCAACCCCAACTCCACCGACAAATTCCCTACACAGCTCCTGCCAGCCGCGGAGGCGACGCTTGACCTCCGCCGCCCCTTTGCCGCCTACTTGAGGGAAATGGCGGGAAAATTCGCAAGGGTCGTGGTCGTTCACGACGCTTGGATGTCTTTCGTGGTTCAAGACGTGGCTCAAATCCACAACGCGGAATCCTACGAATTCGTGTGCATCTCTGCTTTCTCTTCCGTCTCCTTCATCTCCGGATTCTTAGGGTTACCTTTCCCTGTCCCGCATCCAAAAGAGTTGCCCCCTTTTCAAGATTGGATGTCGGATGCGGCGAACAAATTCTCTTTTCTACAATCAGAGCCGTCCAATCTTAGGTCTGGGACAATCTACAACACCTCCAGATTGATCGAAGCCCCGTATTTGGAAACCCTAGAGAGAGCTGAGGTAAACAAGAGCAGGCCCATTTGGGCAATAGGGCCAGTCCTTCCTACATCGTCATCACCGAATCAAAAATGCTTAGAATGGCTCGATAAGCAGGACCCAAAATCAGTAATCTACGTTTCTTTCGGCACCACAGTCTCGTTATCAGACCAGCAGATCAACGAGCTTGCTCACGGGCTAGCGCGGAGCAGAGTGAAGTTCCTATGGGTGCTGAGAGATGCCGATAAAGGAGACGTGTTCGATGGAGATGTGAGACGAGCTGAGCTGCCGGAAGGGTTTGGAGAGAGAGACGGGATGGTAGTGAGAGAATGGGCGCCGCAGCCGCAGATCTTGGCCCATCCCTCCGTCGGCGGGTTCATGAGTCACTGCGGGTGGAATTCTTGCATCGAGAGCATGACGGCAGGAGTGGCGATCGCAGCTTGGCCTATGCATTCCGACCAGCCCAGAAACGCTGCATTGATTGCAGATGTATTGAAAACGGGGATTGTAGTGAGAGAGTGGAAGGACAGATTGAAAGTAGTGAAAGCGTCGAGGATTGAGAATGTTGTAAGAATATTAATGGCGTCGGAAGAAGGGGATCAGATTAGGAAGACGGCAGAAGAGCTGGGCGCCACCATGAGGAGGGCGACGGAGACGGGTGGCGCTTCGCGGATTGAGTTGGATTCGTTCATTGCCCATATCACAAGATAG
- the LOC130990166 gene encoding uncharacterized protein LOC130990166: MSEPDGHGTGISRHVGGSQSTRILQQSLETGLPPVAQNYSTFLRLHMREDGTFLSARDERLDAEIRRIAVETGREDRLPEIYLEVVQPDRSRLYGTESASRSQVSRGSTQSTDTSAMSQQLYETRISTLEERLQAEQAAREALEQRMAQFEEFMRRSGQLP; the protein is encoded by the exons ATGTCTGAGCCCGATGGACACGGTACAGGGATCAGCAGACACGTGGGAGGGTCTCAGTCCACTCGTATCCTGCAACAG AGCTTGGAGACTGGACTCCCCCCGGTTGCACAGAACTAtagcaccttcctccgcctccacatgcgCGAGGATGGAACTTTTCTGTCAGCGAGGGATGAGAGACTAGAT gcggagattcGTCGCATTGCTGTTGAGACTGGGCGAGAGGACCGGCTGCCTGAGATCTACTTGGAGGTCGTACAGCCCGACAGGTCCCGGCTCTACGGCACTGAAAGTGCCAGTCGGAGCCAGGTCAGTAGGGGGTCTACTCAAAGCACAGACACTTCCGCGATGTCTCAGCAGctgtatgagacacggatctccacgctggaagaGCGCCTTCAAGCCGAAcaagcagcacgtgaggccctCGAGCAGCGTATGGCTCAATTCGAGGAGTTCATGAGGCGGTCAGGTCAGCTACCTTGA